One genomic window of Synergistes jonesii includes the following:
- a CDS encoding RsmB/NOP family class I SAM-dependent RNA methyltransferase — translation MRGLEAALSIYGEVQKGGFASEALRKIYSDIAPGDRKLVGTLVYCTLRRQTLWKAVLLKYCRRQPRALPQTTANALMIGIAGIAELRHFVLPVLVNGLVQAIKNSGDVRDIGLVNAVLHTVADESAGFLESLKRSSALRDQALYWGVPGWAAAQWSKELSIAEAKKLVRAVGMKTYLSLRLSRGVEREEYIKRYNASGRRGWASPFLEFSVRTAANPYPVDLPGFGEGMVMPQSESSMLAADLLAGYAKGGRILDMCCGRGVKTGQLADTMPGARIEAWDLSEKKINAARFEVVRMKAESRVEFKSGDALELVPDEEPDAILLDAPCSGSGTWGRHPESKWRMSPEQIQKNGDLQRKLLERAASLLKPGGFLLYSTCSLFREENEKVVADVMGRHPELLEMPHLRNAAFMNKGKPYGTVIFPALPWVDGFYTALLTKRK, via the coding sequence AGCGCTGCGCAAAATTTACAGCGATATAGCTCCCGGCGACCGCAAGCTCGTCGGCACGCTGGTCTACTGCACGCTGCGCCGCCAGACTCTGTGGAAGGCCGTGCTGCTCAAATACTGCAGGCGTCAGCCGCGTGCGTTGCCGCAGACGACTGCGAACGCGCTTATGATAGGCATCGCCGGGATCGCTGAGCTCAGGCACTTCGTGCTTCCCGTCCTCGTGAACGGCCTCGTGCAGGCGATAAAAAACAGCGGCGACGTCAGGGATATAGGGCTGGTGAACGCCGTGCTGCATACCGTCGCCGACGAATCTGCGGGCTTCCTCGAAAGCCTGAAGAGGAGCAGCGCGCTGCGCGACCAGGCCCTTTACTGGGGGGTCCCGGGATGGGCCGCGGCGCAGTGGTCGAAGGAGCTTTCGATAGCGGAGGCGAAAAAGCTCGTCCGCGCCGTCGGCATGAAGACGTATCTGTCGCTGCGCCTATCGCGCGGCGTGGAGAGGGAGGAGTATATAAAGCGCTATAACGCGTCGGGGCGCAGAGGATGGGCGTCCCCCTTCCTCGAATTCTCCGTCCGCACCGCGGCAAACCCGTATCCCGTAGACCTACCGGGCTTCGGCGAAGGGATGGTCATGCCGCAGAGCGAATCCTCGATGCTCGCCGCGGATCTGCTCGCGGGCTATGCGAAGGGCGGAAGGATTCTCGACATGTGCTGCGGGCGCGGCGTAAAGACCGGGCAGCTCGCCGACACGATGCCCGGCGCGCGCATCGAGGCGTGGGACCTCTCTGAGAAAAAGATAAACGCAGCGCGCTTTGAAGTAGTTAGAATGAAAGCGGAGAGCCGCGTCGAGTTCAAGAGCGGCGACGCGCTCGAACTCGTCCCGGACGAAGAGCCCGACGCGATACTGCTCGACGCTCCCTGCTCCGGAAGCGGGACCTGGGGACGTCATCCCGAAAGCAAATGGCGCATGTCGCCCGAACAGATACAGAAGAACGGCGATCTGCAAAGAAAGCTGCTCGAACGCGCCGCGTCTCTGCTGAAGCCCGGGGGCTTCCTGCTTTACAGTACTTGCAGCCTCTTCCGCGAAGAGAACGAAAAGGTCGTCGCGGACGTGATGGGGCGCCATCCGGAGCTGCTTGAGATGCCGCACCTGAGAAACGCCGCGTTCATGAACAAGGGCAAGCCGTACGGCACCGTCATTTTCCCGGCGCTGCCGTGGGTGGACGGTTTTTATACGGCGCTTCTCACGAAGAGAAAATAG